One genomic segment of Choristoneura fumiferana chromosome Z, NRCan_CFum_1, whole genome shotgun sequence includes these proteins:
- the LOC141427333 gene encoding E3 ubiquitin-protein ligase LRSAM1-like gives MGCAVSCVHRATMSLFGRQSGSTNNIRVVLERKLYLAKESPEPDFDISSCELRQVPSGIYSICKVYRKTRLNLHSNNLHSLDEGGQLSDLHLVQYLNISNNKFQQLPNEIQYLISLTELYIQENYIRCLPENICFLQNLQVLDVSKNKLESLTPSLGKLKNLSKLILTENTYLSELCPELCFATNLSLLELDGEQFTFPPQAIATQGTVAIMKFLCHEMKIDYLPPPPTDQNYSLIHSPTSVQDSFQRTKAISWEEQEAAITEQENKYHEAAKLQRERFLSKILQEQLELDSEIAKVHEAKETERQRLIKAIQEDEREIECLVKNFIQTDNLRPEVIQQQLAYDQAEHDRLLEITRQNYDNIRKTDILKAMETLIEEDYFIQYSKKDYNECVNNMKQSMLMQELHSVAKLEDLLKAKDQSHTVLVQQLLEDQDIQKAVVASLIEKVDAKSWSLNQEISLISSHLARLSVIEQEKKKLHVTYNYNDLLAQRMQLVSLLDDVLLQQNKRRTELIQTLKEMEKETDKTTDFWLKNYQKLIDSAPKILLDVGKNLDPVFANYLLQEGVIHCLPFLVKFLFSDNNIIDVTSEKLIVCGISLSSDREGIIKAINNYVGVKTKTQYFDVNPAEAKPSAPTEAVIEEQNCSGVVSTQQAENSTIESECVVCMVSKCEVVFVPCGHMCCCQPCATQDMNSCPMCRGGIERKIKVMIATAYSV, from the coding sequence ATGGGTTGCGCTGTGTCATGTGTTCACCGAGCGACGATGTCGTTGTTTGGTAGGCAGTCTGGCAGCACAAATAATATCAGAGTCGTGTTGGAAAGGAAATTGTACCTTGCTAAGGAATCTCCCGAACCAGACTTTGATATCTCTAGCTGCGAGCTGCGACAAGTGCCGTCCGGTATTTACTCAATTTGTAAAGTATACAGAAAAACACGTTTGAATCTTCATTCAAACAACTTACATTCCTTAGATGAAGGTGGCCAACTTTCAGACCTACACCTCGTCCAGTATCTTAATATCAGTAACAACAAATTTCAGCAATTACCTAATGAGATTCAGTATCTTATCAGTTTGACAGAATTGTATATCCAGGAAAATTATATTAGATGCCTACCAGAGAACATTTGTTTCTTGCAAAATCTCCAAGTGCTTGATGTTTCTAAGAATAAACTGGAGAGTTTGACTCCATCCTTAGGAAAGTTGAAGAATTTGAGCAAACTCATTCTGACAGAAAATACATATCTAAGTGAGCTATGCCCAGAGTTGTGCTTCGCAACCAATCTCAGCTTGTTAGAATTAGATGGCGAGCAATTCACTTTTCCTCCACAGGCAATAGCCACTCAAGGCACTGTAGCAATAATGAAGTTCTTGTGCCATGAAATGAAAATAGATTATTTACCACCTCCACCTACAGATCAAAATTATTCACTGATTCACAGTCCAACCTCAGTTCAGGACTCTTTTCAAAGGACCAAAGCAATTTCATGGGAGGAACAAGAAGCAGCAATTACTGAGCAAGAGAATAAATATCATGAAGCTGCTAAGCTGCAAAGAGAGAGatttctttcaaaaatattacaagaacAACTTGAACTGGATAGTGAAATAGCAAAAGTTCATGAAGCCAAGGAGACTGAGCGACAAAGACTGATTAAAGCCATACAGGAGGATGAAAGAGAAATTGAATGTTTGGttaaaaattttattcaaactgATAATCTTAGACCTGAAGTGATCCAACAGCAGTTAGCCTATGATCAAGCTGAGCATGACCGGCTTCTGGAAATCACTCGGCAGAATTATGATAACATCAGAAAGACAGATATCTTGAAAGCAATGGAAACACTCATAGAGGAAGACTACTTCATCCAGTATTCCAAGAAAGACTATAATGAATGTGTCAATAATATGAAGCAGAGTATGCTCATGCAAGAACTGCACAGTGTTGCGAAATTGGAAGACTTGTTAAAGGCAAAAGATCAGTCCCACACAGTTTTAGTCCAACAGCTTTTAGAGGACCAAGATATTCAGAAAGCTGTAGTGGCATCTCTGATAGAGAAAGTTGATGCTAAAAGCTGGAGTTTGAACCAAGAAATATCACTCATCTCCTCACATTTAGCAAGACTGAGTGTTATTGaacaagaaaagaaaaaattacatgtaaCTTATAACTACAATGATCTATTGGCTCAAAGAATGCAGTTAGTGAGCCTGTTAGATGATGTATTACtgcaacaaaataaaagaagaacTGAATTAATACAGACTCTCAAAGAGATGGAAAAAGAAACAGATAAGACTACTGACTTTTGGcttaaaaattatcaaaaacttattgatTCAGCTCCCAAAATATTGTTAGATGTTGGAAAAAATTTAGATCCAGTTTTCGCGAACTACTTGTTACAAGAAGGTGTAATACACTGCCTGccgtttttggtaaaatttttattttcagacaaTAATATAATAGATGTTACATCGGAGAAATTGATAGTGTGTGGCATATCATTGTCTTCTGACAGAGAAGGCATtataaaagcaataaataattatgtaggagTAAAAACTAAAACTCAATATTTTGATGTAAATCCAGCTGAAGCAAAACCAAGTGCTCCTACAGAAGCTGTTATTGAAGAACAGAACTGCAGTGGGGTAGTGAGTACTCAGCAAGCAGAGAACTCCACCATAGAATCAGAATGTGTTGTATGCATGGTTTCAAAATGTGAAGTGGTGTTTGTTCCTTGTGGCCACATGTGTTGCTGCCAGCCTTGCGCCACACAGGATATGAATTCCTGCCCTATGTGTAGAGGTGGCATAGAGAGGAAAATTAAGGTCATGATTGCAACTGCTTATTCAGTATGA